One genomic segment of Pseudomonas fortuita includes these proteins:
- the upp gene encoding uracil phosphoribosyltransferase translates to MPTREIRHPLIRHKLGLMRRADISTKNFRELAQEVGALLTYEATQDLPLETYEIDGWCGKVQVEKIAGKKITVVPILRAGIGMLDGVLSLIPGAKVSAVGVARNEETLEAHTYLEKLAPDINQRLALIIDPMLATGGSMVATIDLLKKAGCKEIRAMVLVAAPEGIDVVEKAHPDVKIYTASIDQRLNEHGYIVPGLGDAGDKIFGTKQKDA, encoded by the coding sequence ATGCCCACTCGTGAGATCCGCCACCCGCTGATCCGCCACAAGCTCGGCCTGATGCGCCGTGCCGATATCAGCACCAAGAATTTTCGCGAACTCGCCCAGGAAGTCGGCGCGCTCCTGACCTATGAAGCCACCCAGGACCTGCCACTCGAAACCTACGAGATCGACGGCTGGTGTGGCAAGGTGCAAGTTGAAAAAATTGCCGGCAAGAAGATCACGGTAGTCCCCATCCTGCGCGCCGGCATCGGCATGCTCGACGGCGTGCTCAGCCTGATCCCGGGTGCCAAGGTCAGTGCCGTCGGCGTTGCCCGCAACGAAGAAACCCTCGAAGCCCATACCTACCTGGAAAAACTCGCGCCGGACATCAACCAGCGCCTGGCCCTGATCATCGACCCGATGCTGGCCACCGGCGGTTCGATGGTCGCCACCATCGACCTGCTGAAAAAGGCCGGCTGCAAAGAGATCCGGGCCATGGTCCTGGTCGCCGCGCCAGAAGGCATCGACGTGGTGGAAAAAGCCCACCCGGACGTGAAGATCTACACCGCCTCGATCGATCAGCGCCTGAACGAACACGGCT